The genome window CCCCGGCTGCGCGCAGCGATGAGGGCATTGGCAAGTTCCGTCCCGGGCGACCCGCTCAGGCTGTAGAATGCCGCGTCGATCGAGGTGCGTGCGGCACCGATCCGCGCAAGGAGGCGTACGACGAGGTTCTGTTCCCCGTTCGCCGGAGGGACATAGGACGGGAAGGAGGTCGAGACGCTCTTGTTGAAATACACACGTATCGTCCCCGTCGCCGTCAACGGCGACGCGGTGCTCACGAGCATGTCGCCGGCCTTGCTGGTATCGCCCGCCGCCACAGAGAAGGCTTGCACGTGGTAGATCGTTGCAGGCTCGAGGCCGGAAGAGCGACCTCGTGCCCGGTCCTGGAGGCGCTATCGGTCCCGGCGATCCCGAGTTCATACGCCACGGTCTTCCCGTAGCGCACCCGGGACGTTCCCGGATTCACGGTCGTCCAGGTCAGACGGAAGCCCTCCGGCGTCATGTCCTTTTCTACGGGAACGGTGGCAATGACCGGACCGGCGGAGATGATGTCGGCCGGTGTGCGCGGCATCAGCTGGTATCCACCGATGTACGGCGACGCGCTGATGAACTGCCCGACGACGCCGATGATATCGCATGCCGACAGCGGTATCGGCGTGCCGACCAGCGTGGTGTTGTTGTCGATCCGCAGTTGGGTCGAGTCGGATCCACCCGTCACGATATAATTCGTATTGGCGACCCACGCACCGCTGGCCGCAACGTGGACGTTGTTGACCCGCACAAGGCGCCCTTCGAACTCTTCGACGCCTCCCGCACCGTCGTGCGCGATCTGTCCGGCGGTGACCGGCACAGGCGTGACGTCATTGCCGGAACTCAGGAGCGTGTGCAGGATCGGGCTCACGATCTCCGTGAGTCCGGAGAAAGGCTGGACAAGCCCCGACACCACAACCTCGTCACCCCGGGAAACCGCGGTGGAGAATGTCGTGCCGAAGACCGCCATACCGCCGGTGTTGTCCTGGATATAGGAGGGCCCGCCGAACTCATTGGCAACGGTCACCACCCCGCGCACCGTCACCAGCCGTGCATTCAGAACCGGGATGCCATTGGCATCGTTGGCCTTCACCGTGGCGATGGGAAGCGGGACGCCGTACACGTAGACCGAAGGGGGGGTGCCGATGGCAAAGATGGAATCCGGATGCGTGCCGGTCTGTGCCGCGATCACGAACGATGCGGTGGTATCCGGCGCAACGATATTGGCGACGGTGATCCGCGCGCTGTCCGGCCCTGCTACACTCAGTCCGCTGATCGCAAGCGTATCCCCGGAGATCGCGACGATGGGGCTTCCCCCTGCGGTCACGGAAACATCGCCGGATGCCTGCGACCAGCTCCAGCGTGCGGGGATGATGATGCGGGCATGGGAGATCACGTACGGGTTCTCACCGAGGATCGTCAGCGTGATCGTATGCGTGCCGGTTCCCTGGATCACGCCGGGTGCGGCGCGAACGATACCATGGCCGATCGCACCGGCCGTTGCACTCGCATCGGTCTCCTGTCCTGCAGAGATGACCCATGGGCCGGGGAAAGCGAGGGAACGTGTTCCGTCATCGTTCAGGGCAACGAGGGAGTCGATGACCCCTGCCGGGACGGCGATCTTGAATCCGCCGGCTGCGTAGGAGTATCCTTCCGTGATGGCGTTGTCTTCTGAACGATACGAGCCGACGACCGCGCCACCGGCATAGGCCAGGATGCCTTTGTTCGGTGCGGGGGAGGATGAACGTACGAGCCATCCCCCGTTGCCGGCCGGGGTGGTATTGAGCACGGCAAAGGTCTTCGGTGACGAGGTCAGATTCGTGGAAGTCGCGCCGACCCTGGCAGCACGGACGGATCCGGTGGTCCCGAGGCCGGTATTGTGCTTTGCATGGATCCACCCCGACCAATTGCCAGAGGCATCAATGGCAACAACAGGCTGATTCGCGGCGTTGTACGCCGTGGTATTGCTCCAGGTACTCCCGGTCCACATGAACTCGTTGTTCGTGCCGGAGTAGATCTTCAGAAATGCCTGTCCATTCGCAGCCAGCGTCCAGTTCTGGATGCGGACGAAGACCGCATACGGATAGCCGGTTGTCCCCGTCCCACCGCCGTCAGCGATACTGTTGGGAATGGCAACGGCCGTCAGCGATGCCTGGGAAATGGCCACAGTGTGAGCGAACAGGATGGCGATAAGAAGAGAAGCAAAGCGGGAGGCTGGTTGACGCATGGGGAGATCCGTGATCCGTATTCCGATCAGCCAGATCCCCCCAGGGTCTGGACTCTTTATCTGTAGTGTAAAGATACTTATAGATATTTCGAGGTGCAAGGATGGCAGGCCGGGAGGCTGTTCTTGTCAGAGAACGGCACACGTCAATGTCATTTTGACAGCAGGGAGCACATCCGGAACCCACGCAGAGCACGCATATCTGCCATGATTTCATAGTATTATAGAGAGAACCCTTGTCAGGTGTCAAGTTTTTTAATATTTGGTTAACTTGCTTTTTCAGGATTCTCCCCGTAGATTGGTGCCGGCTTCTCTCTCGCTCTACACCGCTCTCTGTCAATCCCATGTAACGACCCAAACGCGTTGGCACAGAGGCATAAGTACACCCGTACATCCGTACGCACCAGGAAACACCCAGCATCACCCAGCAGGCTCACTAACAGGAGGAGTGGATGAAAACAACTACGACCATGTGGACGGTGGTGGCAGTTCTTGTTTTGCTCATGGCCGCCCCGACCGCGATCTTCGCACAGGGAACCACGACAGGCGCCATCAGCGGGCGGGTCATCAGCGCGACGGGCGAGGTTCTGCCCGGAGCAACCGTGACCGCCAGGCACACAGAAAGCGGAAGCACGTGGGGTTCGAGCAGCCGCGAGAACGGCCGGTTCGTGATCCCGAACCTCCGTGTCGGCGGCCCGTATACGGTCACTGTCGCCCTCGTTGGATACAAGAAAACATCTCGCGAGAACATCTACACGATCGTCTCCCAGACGACCGAGGTGGACTTCACGCTGACAGAGACTCCGGTGGAGACCGAAGAGCTGGTCATCCGCGGAACGCGGCAGGAGGGATCCGACAAGACCGGATCAAGCACGAACGTGGATAAGCTGACCTTTGCCCTCCTGCCGACCATCACCGGCCGGTTCCAGGATTTCGTACGTCTGACCCCGGAATCCCGTGGCAGCTCGTACGGTGGCAACTCCTACATGGGCCAGGACAGCCGCTACAATAATACCACGATCGATGGCGCCTACTTCAACAACTCGTTCGGCCTGATGGGCCAGGTCGGTGAGCGCACCGGCGTCGCCCCGATCTCCCTCGACGCGATCGAGCAGGTCCAGGTGAACATCGCTCCGTACGATGTGCGACAGGGCAACTTCGTTGGCGCCGCGATGAACAGCGTCACGAAGAGCGGTACCAACTCATGGTCCGGCACCGTTGCCTTCGGCACCCGGAACAACAGCTTCGTGGGCACGCAGGCCGGCATCAATACGTATAACCCGGGCACGTTCCGCTACAACAAGATCACGTTCAGCCTCGGCGGCCCGATCATCAAAGACAAGCTGTTCTTCTTCGCGAACTATGAAGGCGACAAGACCACGGCACCGGGCACGAGCTTCACCGCCAACCCGGGTGGAGCAACGGTGGGTGGCAACATGACCCGCGTGCTCGCGAGCGACCTGAACGCCCTGTCCACCTTCCTGAAGTCCAGTTTCGGCTACGATGCAGGTTCGTACGAGGGATATGATTTCGAGACCCCCGGCAAGCGGTACCTCCTGAAACTCGACTACAACGTCGACGATAAGAACAAGGTCACGCTGCGCTACAACCGCCTGGATTCCGAGACCCCGGTCCTCATGTCGAACTCGAGCTCCCTCGGCTTCGGCACGCGCCGCAGCAGCACCACGGGCCTCAACTTCACGGGCTCGAACTACAGCATCCTCGAGAACAGCTACTCGGTCGTGGGCGAGTGGAACTCGATCCTGAGCAACGACATGTACAACAACCTCATCGTGGGCTACAGCTACAGCGATGAGAGCCGCGGCGATGCGGGCACCCTCTTCCCGTTCGTCGACATCCTGAACTCTGGTTCGGTCTACACCTCGTTCGGTTCCGAGCCGTTCACCCCGAACAACGAACTCCGCTACTCCAGCTGGCAGGTGCAGGACAACTTCACGTGGGACCTCGGTACGGGCCATGTGCTGACGTTCGGCTTCGCCGGCGAGAAGTACCATTCGGAGAACGTGTTCTTCCCGGGCAAACAGAGCGTGTATGTCTACAATTCGCTGCAGGACTTCTACACGGACGCCCAGGGATATCTGACGAACCCGAACCGGACGGTCTCGCCTGTCACCCTCCGTTCGTTCCAGGTCCGCTACAACAACATCCCGGGCCAGGAGAAACCGGTCCAGCCCCTTGATGTGTACTATGTGGGCCTGTATGCACAGGATGAGTATCAGGTCACGAAGGACCTCAAGCTGACCCTCGGCCTGCGTTTCGACATTCCGAGCTTCGGCGAGACCGGCTACCTGAATGCCAACGCGGATGCGCTGTCGTTCATGGATGAGAACGGTGCCTCGGTCAAGTACAGCACGGCAAAACTGCCGGGTGCCAAGATCCTCTTTTCCCCCCGCGCCGGCTTCAACTACGACGTGTTCGGCGACCGCACCACGCAGGTGCGCGGCGGTACCGGTATCTTCACCGGCCGTCCGGCCTATGTGTGGATCTCGAACCAGATCGGCAACACGGGCGTGCTGACCGGCTTCATCTCGGCCACCAACACCACCGCCTATCCGTTCAATCCGAATCCGGATGCCTACAAGCCTGCGGCCACCGGCAACCCGGCGTCGTCGTATGAACTCGCGTTGACGGATCCGGACTTCAAATTCCCGCAGCAGTGGCGCACCAACATCGCCGTCGACCAGAAGCTGCCGTTCGACGTTACCGCGACAGCAGAATTCATCTATGGCCGCGAGATCAACGGCGTCTATTACATCAACGCCAACCTGACCGCGCCGAATACGGCATTCACAGGTGCCGACACCCGTCCCCGGTGGACCACCACGAACCGCATCAACGCGAACGTGTCGAACGCCACCGTCATTAAGAATCAGAACGACGGCTGGAACTATATGGTGTCCTTATCCCTCACGCGTCAGCTCGCCGACGGCTTCTTCGGCAAGGTCGGCTTCAACTATGGCGTGTCCAAGAATACGGTCGATCCCGGTTCCATCGCCTTCGGCTCGTGGAGCGCCAACCAGGTGCCCGGCAACCCGAACAACGCCCCCGTGTCATTCAGCCAGAACTCGCCGGGCTCCCGTCTGTTCACAGCGCTCTCGTACCGCCTCGACTACTTCGACTTTGGTGCGACGACGGTGTCGGTATTCTTTGACAACTACAGCGTCGGCGTCGTCAGCGGCACCACCCTCGGCAGCAATGGCAGCTACACCTACAGCGGCGATGTGAACGGTGACGGTAACTCAAGCAACGACCTGATCTACGTCCCGCGCAACACGTCGGAAATGAGCTTCGCCGCCATCACCGGCAGCGTACCCTTCACGCCCGAGCAGCAGGCCGCGGCCTGGGATGCGTACATTGCGCAGGATGAGTATCTGAACAGCCGCCGGGGCAGCTATGCCGAACGCGGTGGTGCATTCATGCCGTGGGTGTCCCGCCTGGATCTCAGCCTCATCCAGTCGGTCTATACCGATCTGTTCAACAAGCGCCAGAATTTCGAGATCCGTCTCGACATCCTGAACTTCGGCAATCTTCTGAGCGACAACTGGGGCCAGATGAAACGTTTCGTCAATCTCCAGCCGCTGACCTACGTCAGCACAAGCACCGCTGGTGTGCCGACGTACCGGATGCGCGTTGTGAACAATAGGTTGATGGACCACACGTTTGAAACAGCAGCGAACCTGGCCGATGTGTATAGCTTCCAGCTCGGCCTGAAGTACTTCTTCTAAGCAGCACCTTCCCTGGTTGCCCGGAATTCGCATCAGGCCCGGATGCAGCAGCCAGTATGAACATACAGCGGGCTCAACGAACGGCGTCTGTCCCCCAGGGACGGGCGCCGTTCGCGTTTCAACCCGGCCGACGGTAGAGAGCCCCGCCGTGCCCTCCCACAGCGGAAACGCGACTCCTGTGTGGGCGATGCAGGAGGGAATTGGCAGGGCCGTTCCGCCTCTTGAGCATTTCCGCCGTGGGAGGGCACGGAGGGGCAAACCGACGGCCTCTCTGCGCGTTGCAATTGTGGTGACAAATGGCGAAATTTATAGCGTTGTACCCGGACCACCGTTGTTACTGACCCCGACATCTTGCCCCGCACATA of Ignavibacteriota bacterium contains these proteins:
- a CDS encoding TonB-dependent receptor, which encodes MKTTTTMWTVVAVLVLLMAAPTAIFAQGTTTGAISGRVISATGEVLPGATVTARHTESGSTWGSSSRENGRFVIPNLRVGGPYTVTVALVGYKKTSRENIYTIVSQTTEVDFTLTETPVETEELVIRGTRQEGSDKTGSSTNVDKLTFALLPTITGRFQDFVRLTPESRGSSYGGNSYMGQDSRYNNTTIDGAYFNNSFGLMGQVGERTGVAPISLDAIEQVQVNIAPYDVRQGNFVGAAMNSVTKSGTNSWSGTVAFGTRNNSFVGTQAGINTYNPGTFRYNKITFSLGGPIIKDKLFFFANYEGDKTTAPGTSFTANPGGATVGGNMTRVLASDLNALSTFLKSSFGYDAGSYEGYDFETPGKRYLLKLDYNVDDKNKVTLRYNRLDSETPVLMSNSSSLGFGTRRSSTTGLNFTGSNYSILENSYSVVGEWNSILSNDMYNNLIVGYSYSDESRGDAGTLFPFVDILNSGSVYTSFGSEPFTPNNELRYSSWQVQDNFTWDLGTGHVLTFGFAGEKYHSENVFFPGKQSVYVYNSLQDFYTDAQGYLTNPNRTVSPVTLRSFQVRYNNIPGQEKPVQPLDVYYVGLYAQDEYQVTKDLKLTLGLRFDIPSFGETGYLNANADALSFMDENGASVKYSTAKLPGAKILFSPRAGFNYDVFGDRTTQVRGGTGIFTGRPAYVWISNQIGNTGVLTGFISATNTTAYPFNPNPDAYKPAATGNPASSYELALTDPDFKFPQQWRTNIAVDQKLPFDVTATAEFIYGREINGVYYINANLTAPNTAFTGADTRPRWTTTNRINANVSNATVIKNQNDGWNYMVSLSLTRQLADGFFGKVGFNYGVSKNTVDPGSIAFGSWSANQVPGNPNNAPVSFSQNSPGSRLFTALSYRLDYFDFGATTVSVFFDNYSVGVVSGTTLGSNGSYTYSGDVNGDGNSSNDLIYVPRNTSEMSFAAITGSVPFTPEQQAAAWDAYIAQDEYLNSRRGSYAERGGAFMPWVSRLDLSLIQSVYTDLFNKRQNFEIRLDILNFGNLLSDNWGQMKRFVNLQPLTYVSTSTAGVPTYRMRVVNNRLMDHTFETAANLADVYSFQLGLKYFF